The following proteins are encoded in a genomic region of Halomicroarcula saliterrae:
- a CDS encoding 3-keto-5-aminohexanoate cleavage protein: protein MAYSGYEDYFSKNVIISVATTGGHHGKEANPNLPTQPAEVAEDIKACEEAGASMVHLHARDEDGENTKSVARYQQLRDEIEAVCDDIIVNFTTGGGGIYSREKRIAPILETDPRPEVATVDLGPINFGQTRTAVNTREQNEEYAERMRAAGVKPELELFNPGHIPEAEHLIEEGLLAEPYWATVIFGMQNGMPASPHNLVTFVENLPDPVEWQCLAVGKHQVPLTTMAMTMGGHVRVGMEDNVYYRKGELAESNAQLVRRTARIADELERPVATPAEARAMLDI from the coding sequence ATGGCATACAGTGGCTACGAGGACTACTTCTCGAAGAACGTAATCATCAGTGTGGCAACTACCGGCGGGCACCACGGGAAAGAGGCCAATCCGAATCTGCCGACACAACCCGCGGAAGTCGCCGAAGATATCAAGGCCTGCGAGGAAGCCGGCGCGTCGATGGTTCACCTCCACGCCAGAGACGAGGACGGCGAGAACACGAAATCCGTCGCTCGCTATCAGCAACTGCGTGACGAAATCGAGGCGGTCTGTGACGACATCATCGTCAATTTCACGACCGGTGGCGGTGGTATCTACTCGCGCGAGAAACGGATCGCTCCCATCTTAGAGACTGACCCGCGGCCGGAGGTGGCGACCGTCGACCTCGGGCCGATAAACTTCGGCCAGACACGGACGGCCGTCAATACCAGAGAACAGAACGAGGAGTACGCCGAACGGATGCGGGCGGCCGGCGTCAAACCGGAACTCGAACTGTTCAACCCCGGTCACATTCCAGAGGCCGAGCACCTGATAGAGGAGGGGCTGCTGGCGGAACCCTACTGGGCGACGGTCATTTTCGGCATGCAAAACGGGATGCCCGCCAGTCCGCACAATCTCGTTACGTTCGTCGAGAACCTCCCCGACCCCGTGGAGTGGCAGTGTCTGGCTGTCGGCAAACACCAGGTGCCACTGACCACGATGGCGATGACGATGGGTGGACACGTTCGGGTCGGGATGGAGGACAACGTCTACTACCGGAAAGGTGAACTCGCCGAGAGCAACGCACAACTGGTCCGTCGGACCGCCCGCATCGCTGACGAACTCGAACGCCCAGTCGCCACCCCGGCCGAGGCCCGTGCGATGCTCGATATCTGA
- a CDS encoding sugar ABC transporter substrate-binding protein, which translates to MTRNTSTPSRRQFMKGTAGAGAAAGLTGLAGCLQGEASSDSLSSMGSIANLQNSYWLSWQKGYLEAAEALGYSTNVQTNDGNVTTQQEQFDTAISNNTDTIVGQTYTNAAAISLAETCVEAGVPTILAVTIADWYTPQDAGDEYVQFFAPHFVNHAYSAAKILFEAMGGEGGFVHIEGNRGTAPNIGRNKGVDLALEEYPDIEMLGDRLQGNFIRSDARDAMADKVSQYGDDIQGFFGQNDAVAIGGNTILQENNIDVPTVGIDASEPGLAEIDAGNITASVSGMGPWQGGWSLVKCHDFLNGHTLQPAERMMSFNAPVCVKDPDEWRDTVDRLPVVDAAAYNEAIFAGETPYDWAKMSVAESGEDSWDPQIDMQPMNLADMEEVLDWQDSEKPDGYSLNSAYTDSSAQEEITQLYQDRFNNNPLRQ; encoded by the coding sequence ATGACAAGGAATACCAGTACCCCGTCCAGGCGTCAGTTCATGAAGGGCACGGCTGGAGCCGGGGCGGCCGCGGGCCTCACAGGTCTCGCTGGCTGTCTCCAGGGAGAGGCGAGTAGTGACTCGCTGTCGTCGATGGGATCGATCGCGAACCTGCAGAACTCCTACTGGCTGTCGTGGCAGAAGGGGTATTTAGAGGCCGCAGAAGCACTGGGGTACAGTACGAACGTCCAGACCAACGACGGGAACGTCACGACCCAGCAGGAACAGTTCGACACGGCGATCTCCAACAACACGGATACGATCGTCGGCCAGACCTACACGAACGCGGCGGCGATTTCGTTGGCCGAGACCTGTGTCGAAGCAGGGGTCCCGACCATTCTGGCCGTGACCATCGCGGACTGGTACACACCGCAGGACGCCGGCGACGAGTACGTCCAGTTCTTCGCCCCCCACTTCGTCAACCACGCCTACTCGGCGGCGAAGATCCTCTTCGAGGCCATGGGCGGGGAGGGCGGCTTCGTTCACATCGAGGGCAATCGCGGCACAGCCCCCAACATCGGTCGGAACAAAGGCGTCGACCTGGCGCTCGAAGAGTACCCGGACATCGAGATGCTCGGTGACCGGCTACAGGGGAACTTCATCCGGTCCGATGCCCGTGACGCGATGGCCGACAAGGTCTCGCAGTACGGCGACGACATCCAGGGCTTTTTCGGCCAGAACGACGCCGTCGCCATCGGCGGCAACACCATCCTTCAGGAGAACAACATCGACGTTCCGACGGTCGGTATCGACGCCAGCGAACCCGGGCTCGCCGAGATCGACGCGGGGAACATCACCGCCTCGGTCTCCGGGATGGGGCCGTGGCAGGGCGGTTGGTCGCTCGTGAAGTGCCACGACTTCCTCAACGGACACACCCTACAGCCGGCCGAACGGATGATGTCGTTCAACGCGCCGGTCTGTGTCAAGGACCCCGACGAGTGGCGGGACACGGTCGATCGACTGCCCGTCGTCGATGCCGCTGCGTACAACGAAGCGATATTCGCGGGCGAGACGCCGTACGACTGGGCGAAGATGTCCGTCGCCGAATCCGGCGAGGACAGCTGGGACCCACAGATCGACATGCAGCCGATGAACCTCGCGGACATGGAGGAGGTTCTCGACTGGCAGGACTCCGAGAAACCGGACGGCTACTCGCTCAACAGTGCCTACACGGACAGCAGCGCACAGGAAGAGATTACCCAGCTGTATCAGGACCGCTTCAACAACAATCCGCTGAGGCAGTAA
- a CDS encoding sugar ABC transporter ATP-binding protein → MSDSVAPEVTADTAETSLRVDGISKSFRHVQALSDVSLEINRGEVVGLVGENGAGKSTLLNILTGVLSADEGQLAVDGEAVEFSSPREAADYGVSLVRQEQDVITNFRGYENLYLGREEERFGVLSRDEMREDAQAFVDDLGIDIDVDAFVQDYSFNERQMLEIAKSFHVSQKSANPVILLDEPTAALEEAGREILFELIDDLRDRATFVFVSHELDEVLHVSDRIYVLKDGELVDETTATAATPDSLQQSMVGREAADEYYRVPQQLTETQLGSETLAVENLETEALGPLSLSVREGEIFGIVGVEGSGKERLGRILAGDITPEDGTVAVNGETVESPSIADMVDAGVGYIPKDRKSEGLLLYQSVLTNTSLAMIRTMNGKLPLLDLDSEAAATDEAIEELNIKTPGPEALVHGLSGGNQQKVVIARWLAQDTPILVMDNVTRGIDVGAKEEVYRLCRELTDKGVSLVFIGDELPEVIGMSNRIAVMNNGQFAGEPFDASIGAKPTEEELIQEMI, encoded by the coding sequence ATGAGTGACAGTGTCGCACCGGAAGTGACGGCCGACACTGCGGAGACGAGCCTCCGCGTCGACGGCATCTCGAAATCGTTCCGCCACGTCCAGGCGCTCTCGGACGTTTCACTCGAAATTAACCGCGGCGAGGTCGTCGGGCTGGTCGGTGAAAACGGCGCGGGCAAGAGCACGTTGCTGAACATACTCACCGGCGTCCTCTCGGCGGACGAGGGACAACTGGCCGTCGACGGGGAAGCAGTCGAGTTCTCCAGTCCGCGGGAGGCGGCAGACTACGGCGTCTCGCTCGTCAGGCAGGAACAGGACGTCATCACGAACTTCCGCGGGTACGAGAACCTCTATCTCGGTCGCGAGGAGGAACGGTTCGGTGTCCTCAGTCGCGACGAGATGCGCGAGGATGCCCAGGCGTTCGTCGACGACCTGGGCATCGACATCGACGTCGACGCGTTCGTGCAGGACTACTCGTTCAACGAGCGCCAGATGCTAGAGATCGCCAAGTCGTTCCACGTCTCACAGAAGTCAGCGAATCCCGTCATCCTGCTGGACGAGCCCACGGCGGCACTGGAGGAAGCGGGGCGCGAAATCCTGTTCGAGTTGATAGACGACCTCCGGGACCGGGCGACGTTCGTGTTCGTCTCGCACGAACTCGACGAAGTACTGCACGTATCAGACCGCATCTACGTCCTCAAAGACGGCGAACTCGTCGACGAGACCACCGCGACGGCGGCGACACCCGACAGCCTCCAGCAGAGCATGGTCGGTCGCGAGGCCGCCGACGAGTACTACCGCGTTCCCCAGCAGCTGACGGAGACGCAACTGGGTTCGGAGACACTCGCCGTCGAGAACCTGGAAACCGAGGCGCTCGGCCCGCTCTCGTTGTCCGTCCGCGAAGGGGAAATCTTCGGCATCGTCGGTGTCGAGGGCTCCGGGAAGGAGCGGCTCGGCCGCATCCTCGCCGGTGATATCACGCCGGAGGACGGGACGGTCGCTGTCAACGGCGAGACGGTCGAGTCACCGTCGATCGCGGACATGGTCGACGCCGGTGTCGGGTACATCCCGAAAGACCGGAAATCCGAGGGACTGCTGCTGTACCAGTCCGTGCTCACGAACACCTCACTCGCGATGATCCGCACGATGAACGGCAAACTCCCGCTGTTGGACCTCGACAGCGAGGCCGCGGCGACGGACGAAGCCATCGAGGAACTCAACATCAAGACGCCCGGCCCGGAGGCCCTCGTCCACGGGCTGAGCGGGGGGAATCAGCAGAAGGTAGTCATCGCTCGCTGGCTCGCCCAGGACACGCCGATTCTCGTGATGGACAACGTGACACGCGGTATCGACGTCGGCGCGAAAGAAGAGGTGTACCGGCTCTGTCGTGAACTGACCGACAAGGGCGTCTCGCTCGTGTTCATCGGCGACGAACTCCCGGAGGTCATCGGTATGTCGAACCGTATCGCCGTGATGAACAACGGGCAGTTCGCCGGTGAGCCGTTCGACGCATCCATCGGTGCGAAACCGACCGAAGAAGAGCTGATTCAGGAGATGATTTGA
- a CDS encoding IclR family transcriptional regulator yields the protein MAENSAPRTLSTTRTSFKIIEEIANRGGGRVTELASAVDLAPSTVHSHLATLREAEYVTKEGDIYQLGLAFLELGEHVRTRTDAYTIAESYTEQLATETESRAVFVVEEYGRGVYLHTFSGEHAVWKYSTVGKRAPLHATAAGKAVLSQLPRDRVDEIIDQRGLAAETDNTITDRETLLEELEAIRERGYAINDEEQLDGVKAVGVPVSGPTGQVLGAFSVASPANRMRGEWFETELPDIVLATVNEFQLEISLT from the coding sequence ATGGCAGAAAATTCGGCGCCACGGACACTGTCGACGACACGAACGTCGTTCAAGATTATCGAGGAAATCGCAAACCGTGGCGGCGGGCGCGTGACGGAGCTGGCGAGCGCGGTAGACCTGGCACCGAGTACGGTTCACAGCCACCTGGCGACGCTTCGCGAGGCGGAGTACGTGACTAAAGAGGGCGACATCTATCAGCTCGGCCTCGCGTTTCTCGAACTCGGCGAACACGTCCGGACACGGACGGACGCCTACACTATCGCCGAGTCCTACACCGAGCAACTGGCTACGGAGACCGAGTCCCGTGCCGTGTTCGTCGTCGAGGAGTACGGCCGCGGTGTCTACTTACACACCTTTTCGGGCGAGCACGCTGTCTGGAAGTACTCGACCGTGGGCAAGCGTGCCCCGCTCCACGCCACCGCGGCCGGGAAGGCCGTTCTCTCGCAACTCCCCCGGGACAGGGTCGACGAGATCATCGACCAGCGGGGGTTAGCGGCCGAAACGGACAACACGATCACCGACCGCGAGACGCTGCTCGAGGAGCTGGAGGCGATCCGCGAACGCGGGTACGCGATCAACGACGAGGAGCAGTTGGACGGGGTCAAAGCCGTCGGCGTCCCCGTTTCCGGACCCACTGGGCAGGTTCTCGGCGCGTTCAGCGTTGCGAGCCCTGCCAACCGGATGCGGGGCGAGTGGTTCGAGACGGAACTGCCCGATATCGTCCTCGCGACGGTCAACGAGTTCCAGCTCGAAATTTCGCTCACCTGA
- a CDS encoding SDR family NAD(P)-dependent oxidoreductase, whose product MTHDSTAIVTGGGRGIGQAISVELAAHGFDVVLADIDEAAMEETVDLIEAEGQTGRPLHTDLGDIESVESSIEEAIDVAGSIEVLVNNAGIAGPTAPCEDVDTDEWEQTMAVNLTGPFAMCRALLPHMKDVGYGRIVNIASVTGKRPLVNRTPYATSKLGLIGLTRTLAAEVGSHDINVNAVCPGSVDGPRIRRVFEKQAEASEQTYEQVRSEVEAESPRGELVQREDVADLVAFLCSEQATRITGQDINVSAGKVMY is encoded by the coding sequence GTGACGCATGATAGCACTGCGATTGTAACGGGCGGTGGTCGCGGAATCGGTCAGGCGATCAGTGTCGAACTCGCTGCCCACGGCTTCGACGTCGTCCTCGCGGATATCGACGAAGCGGCGATGGAGGAGACGGTAGACCTGATCGAGGCGGAGGGACAGACCGGCCGACCGCTGCATACCGACCTCGGCGATATCGAAAGCGTCGAATCGAGCATCGAGGAGGCCATCGACGTCGCCGGCTCCATCGAGGTACTGGTCAACAACGCCGGTATCGCTGGGCCGACTGCGCCCTGTGAGGACGTCGACACCGACGAGTGGGAACAGACCATGGCGGTCAATCTAACGGGACCGTTCGCGATGTGTCGCGCCCTCCTGCCCCATATGAAGGACGTGGGCTACGGTCGCATCGTCAACATCGCCTCTGTCACCGGTAAGCGCCCGCTCGTCAACCGAACGCCGTACGCGACCAGTAAACTGGGGCTGATCGGACTCACTCGAACGCTCGCGGCGGAAGTCGGTTCCCACGATATCAACGTCAACGCCGTCTGCCCGGGTTCAGTTGACGGGCCACGCATCAGACGAGTCTTCGAGAAGCAGGCCGAGGCCTCTGAGCAGACGTACGAACAGGTACGAAGCGAGGTTGAAGCGGAAAGCCCCCGCGGTGAACTCGTCCAGCGTGAGGACGTCGCTGACCTCGTCGCCTTCCTCTGTTCCGAACAGGCGACCCGCATCACGGGCCAGGACATCAACGTCTCAGCTGGCAAAGTAATGTACTAA